From Gossypium raimondii isolate GPD5lz unplaced genomic scaffold, ASM2569854v1 Contig00317, whole genome shotgun sequence, a single genomic window includes:
- the LOC128038801 gene encoding uncharacterized protein LOC128038801: protein MRKRFIPSYYHRDLYQQLQNLTQGNRSVEDYYKEMEIAMIRADIEEDREATMARFLAGLNRDIANIVELQHYVEVMDMVHMAIKVEKQLKRKGVSRPYANSSINKWNQGVNKPLVRTKEPTVAVKSNQPVGETNRNKNEQAPNRTRDIRCFKCQGRGHIASQCPNRRIMVIRADGEVESEEEDENEPEMPSDDEDLELPVEGEILVVKRSLDIQSVETDQQRRIFFTLDATFKASIMLVEKQGLAATKHPTPYKLQWLNDGGELKVTKQAVVAFSIGKYQDEVEFKDVFPEDVPSGLPPFRGIEHQIDFILGATIPNRPAYRSNPEETKELQRQVAELMEKGYIRESLSPCAVPVLLVPKKDGSWRMCVDCRAINKITVKYRHPIPRLDDMLDELSGAKLFSKIDLKSGYHQIRMREGTSGRRI, encoded by the exons ATGCGGAAAAGATTTATTCCATCATACTACCATCGAGATCTTTATCAACAACTTCAAAACCTTACTCAAGGAAATAGAAGTGTTGAAGACTATTATAAGGAGATGGAGATAGCGATGATTCGAGCTGATATCGAGGAGGATCGAGAGGCAACCATGGCTAGGTTCCTTGCGGGTTTAAACCGTGACATTGCCAACATAGTTGAACTACAACACTATGTTGAAGTGATGGACATGGTTCACATGGCGATTAAGGTTGAAAAGCAACTTAAGCGAAAAGGAGTTAGTAGACCCTATGCCAATTCTTCAATCAACAAATGGAATCAAGGAGTCAACAAACCCCTTGTTAGAACAAAAGAGCCGACTGTAGCAgttaaatcaaatcaacccgTTGGAGAGAcaaatcgaaataaaaatgaGCAAGCGCCAAATCGCACGAGAGACATAAGATGTTTCAAGTGTCAAGGCCGAGGGCACATAGCTAGTCAATGTCCCAATCGACGAATTATGGTGATAAGAGCTGATGGAGAAGTTGAGTCGGAGGAAGAGGATGAAAATGAACCTGAAATGCCATCCGATGATGAAGATTTAGAGTTGCCCGTTGAAGGAGAAATTCTTGTGGTGAAGCGTAGCCTCGATATTCAAAGTGTTGAAACCGATCAACAAAGGAGAATATTTTTCACACTCGATGCCACATTCAAGGCAAG TATTATGTTGGTGGAAAAGCAAGGTTTGGCTGCAACTAAACATCCAACTCCATACAAGTTGCAATGGCTAAATGATGGAGGTGAGCTGAAAGTAACAAAACAAGCTGTGGTGGCATTTTCTATTGGAAAGTACCAAGATGAAGTG GAATTCAAAGACGTTTTCCCGGAAGATGTGCCAAGTGGATTGCCTCCTTTTCGAGGTATTGAACACCAAATAGACTTTATTCTCGGAGCTACAATTCCAAATCGACCAGCTTATCGAAGCAACCCAGAGGAAACTAAAGAGTTGCAACGACAAGTAGCGGAATTAATGGAAAAAGGCTATATACGGGAGAGTTTAAGTCCATGTGCGGTTCCCGTTCTGTTGGTGCCTAAAAAAGATGGTTCATGGAGGATGTGCGTAGATTGCCGAGCTATCAACAAAATTACCGTCAAATACCGACATCccattcctagacttgatgatatgttgGACGAGCTTAGTGGTGCAAAATTGTTCTCTAAGATTGATTTGAAAAGTGGCTATCATCAAATTCGTATGCGGGAGGGGACGAGTGGAAGGCGCATTTAA